GATGATATGATAATCCCCCAACTGAAAGATAGCCAAATTGAACGATTGCACACCTATGTTCAGATACGCCCTCAATAATTTGTAGATCGTATCTGCCATTTTATCACTTCTCCTCGCTTCGCTGATAACAAAAATCTCTTTCTCTTTTATTGGCGTCAAATAAAACAAAATCCTTTCGCTTTTGTTCTCCTTCGTAAGCCCTAAACTCTCATGGACTCTGTATAAATCCTCGATATAATCGGTATTAAATTCCCTTTTATAATCCGCTGCAACTTTTTCTAAAAGTTCCAATTTACCATACCTCATCCTCGAAGCAGTTAATTGTATATGCCCGTGAATAATCGAAGCTCCACTCCGCCAGAGGCAATTCCATATAAAGAACCTCTGCAATTTCTTTTTCATCTTCGCTAATTTAGAAACCTCTTCGAACCAGCGCTCCCCGGTTCTTAAGTAATCCTCTACCCATTCCCTCTTTATCACTAAGGGATTGTGTTCATTGAAAATTATCAAGCTGTGGAAAGCATCATACTTTGCTATATTGCTCCCCGTAATACAATATTTTCCTTTTAGCCTGCCAAACACATCTGCCGGCATCTGTTTTTCTGGATTACAAAAAAGACATTTTTTCTTCTCTTCCAGCTCTTCCCACGCAATCGCGGATTTCGCTTCCACAGGTCTATCACTCCTTAACCTGTTAAATAAGCTGTGTTCACCGGTAAACTTATTTTTAATAGCGACTATTTGCTGCTTTTCCACTCGCTCAAGAGACCAAAACCGCTTTTTCGCCCAGTCCTCCATCCCCACAGGAATCTTTAGGCTGCCAGTGGAAATATCAATCGAATAGAAGCGATAGAACAACTCCCTGATATCTCTTGGAAGCTGTTCAACCTCTCTGTCGAGTTCCGTTATTTTGTATTTCATTTCTTGTATCCTATATTCCACACATCTTGCTATAAAAACCTTTTCGGGGGAATTCAAATTTAGAGCATAGATTTTCTGCTGGCATTCCGTTGAAATTGATAGAAGCCATGAGTTTTGGCGTTCCTTCCGTAGTTTCTGAATTAACCGCCTCGCAACTTGATTTAACAGATGGTACCGAAGTTTTGGTAGCGAAAAGTACAGAAGAATTTGTACAAAAAGTTATAAAATTATATCGAAATGAAAAATTATGGTATAAAATACAACAACGAAATGCCATTGAAT
The window above is part of the Methanophagales archaeon genome. Proteins encoded here:
- a CDS encoding glycosyltransferase family 1 protein; translated protein: MKLIEAMSFGVPSVVSELTASQLDLTDGTEVLVAKSTEEFVQKVIKLYRNEKLWYKIQQRNAIEYVRVGKGATNERMLIKYWDDR